The nucleotide window GGTGGTGGACTGGAGGTTTCTGGTGTCGGCAATGTTCTTGGGTTTTCTTCCCTTGGGTGTAATGGAGAGGAAGCCTTGATAGAGAAAGTTAGCTAGAGTCAAAAATTGACTGGCTATGAGACGGAGGAGACGGAAATGGGAGGGTGGGGTACTTGGGCTTGAATTGGCTTGGACGATCTGCTGGCTTAAGGGTAGTATGGTTGTTGCCTGATGTTTTCTGAGGTAGAAGAAAAATGATGGTAGGAAAGAACAGGGGACTGGCGGATTAAGTACTTCGGTCTCTGGAATTGGAATTTCCTGGGCCATAGGTCAGAGTTCTCCTCTTGACGCAGGCTGTTCATAATAAATGTATCTTCGGGacaaatatataaatataaatatatatatatatatgtgtTCCGGAGTTCCTGATGCATGAATACTGTTCCCATACCCGCCGAATAAACCCTCCTTTTTGCCACACAAGTACGAGAACATGATGGCACGAGGTGAAGCCAAGTCGGGGCTCGCATGCGTTTTTGTAAGCACTTTTCAGAGtccgaagaaaaaaaaatttaaatttcttttttgttgtCCACCTCCGAGATCCGGGCTAGAATGTCTCAATGTACATACATAAACAGATGGTTGGCCTGGCCGCGTGGCGGGAAGCCAGGACGCAACTTCGTCTACAATAATGGGAGTTCTTTCAGATGACAGACATACGAATATGCGGCATTGATGTAGAAAATGTTTGCGGTATATTTGTGAGTGTCGGGCTTCCTGAATATATCGGGATATTTTGGCCGGTTTACCCACCATCATATATGCAGGTAGAGTATAAAGGCGGAACGGACACTTGAGTATACCTTCCTATACCTGCATCCGCCAGAATAGTGGTTGAAACGTGAACCAAGATGTTTCATGGCATCATACTATCCGCAACGTGTCATATCTTTCCCGTTTGACAATTCTAGTGGACTATTAAGCTCAAAGAAATCCGGAACTGAAAATTTGAACGTACATCGCATTTATAACAAAGTGCAGATTAAGCAGTGCAGCTATGTATGGTATCGAGAATGGAGTGTCTGGGCATGGCAAAATCTGTAGCCAAAGGCACGTCTGATGTAGGagaaaaaaattaaaaaaaaattaaaaaaaaattaaaaaaaaattaaaaacgaaggggggggggggggggggaaggagggagagagggagaggatggaggcCGAGCAGAaaatgacgatgatgacatgTGAATTGACCCCGGAAACCGTAGTTGAGGTGAGCCCGTCTGGAACACTGAGTCTGGAACAGGCTTCTCAGGTCTTGCTGGTGTCAACATACTCCCGGCTGCGCGAGGGATTTCGAATCAGTTGCGTGGGCTTATCGGCATATGGAAGTTTTTGACAGTTGGTGAAACTAGAACGTAGCTCCAAGCCCGGAGAGGCTTAGGATTGTTGGAGAGGTAGTTACGCGCTAGGGACGAGACTGGACAATCCAGAACTCGGGCATCTCATCCCCGTTGCTAGTAGTAAGAGGAATGGCGTACGAATGATGGTTTAAACCATGGGTATAGGGTTGCTTGGTTTACCAGACACATTCGTATCCTAAGGATCGGCTGTGTCCCTCTGCATCGAGGGCATAGTTGATGATGGGAAGCAAAAGTGGGTTATAACACAGCGCCAGGACTGCCCGGGTGGGTATGCTCAATCGAGGAGATCATGCCACGTCCTGGTGTGGATTCGGAGAAGAAAGAGCCATCCCACCCCTACAAAGTCCAATCCCACCGGCTCATGGCTCTCGCGGCGTATATTCCCTGATTCCAAGGTCGAACACTTGTTTATGTCAGAGCTGGAGTTCTTTGGCATTCCGTCCGCTGCATATCCGACTTAAGTTTGACCGATATCGTCGCAGCTTTATCCATTTGCGTTCCTCAATTCCAGCCGGCACTTATCCCACGATAGGAGAatcgacttttttttttttttttttttttttttcttggatGGCCGTTTGTTCCTTCCTTACTGTGAAGGTATCGTGCCTCTGGATGGCGTCGACGGAATAGATGTAGAGGAAAGCACGTTGGGGGATGACATAGTTGAAGGCCTGGTTGTCCGAAATCGCTGAATAAACGGGGGCGGGAGGCGGGAGGTGCAGGCGACGGCTCAGCAAACGTAGATTATGGAACTGGAAAGAACGCTCAGTAGGGGTTTTCATTAAACCATGACCCATCTCGACATCGTCGGTACTTGTATCATAGTAGTCCATTTCATGTATCCGTTTCGCTACTGACTGTACCGCCGATGGTGGTCAAAAATGGAAATATTGCCTGAGATTTCTTATGTGATATGAGTGTAATTGATCCCGTCGTCCTCGGGTCTGGCTTCCGCTGCAAACCAGCGCATCAATTCCAACCCGTCTGTGATGACTCCGTGGCGTTCTCATTCACCGGCGCGACAACCAAATCTCCTTCGTCCTTTCCTTCCCATATAGATATGCCATGTCGTGGGGGTTTGAGGCGGCTTCGAGATTGAAAGGCAATGGGAAGACGCGCTGGAGCGGGGCGCTCGAGAGGAAGAGCGAAGGATCGACAATCGACAACGAGCATCTTCGGTATGTAGACGTAGGTTGGATCATCGCCGCGGACATTCGGTTTGATCAAGATGACCTTCCTTGATGTGTTGTGATATTTCGAGTATTACATGCAAGGCTGATGTAAATAGTTTGAAGTGACTTTTGGAAGATGATAATGATTTCAAATATTGGCTGCCGAGATGCATTGCCGCACAGACAAAGGGCTTGCCAGTAGAGACTCGATGAGTGTTTCCTGTACCTGGAGTTAGCAATACCCAACGACATGAGCTGCATGATGCATGACTGAGATTGTTTACCTAGGTCATATGACAATGTAGCTATTTTGTCGTAAGGTACACTAGGGCGGAAGCATTCGTAGAATCCTCATCgagacatcatcaacaatcgCCGGGACATCAGTATGACTGCTCTTGATCAAGAAACCTAACTTCGGTCCATGGGTGTGTAAAGAAAAGACACCAAAGGCACAAAAAGCACAAAGGGAACGGATTAAGAATCTGTTCAGAGCTCCACGGAGTAATGTCAATGGTTTCAAGTTGCATTGTGTATGCTTTCCATCATTTTCTTTCCTGGATGCCTCTACCCTTCCTCGGCCAGCTTCTCATCAACTTTCTTCAAGACAACGTCGACGCCCAGCAATGGCTTCTTACCTACCACTACCGTTATCTTAGCGCTGGAGTTGACTATCGACGAAAGAACCGCGTCCAAAGCCATCCCTTATTCTCAGGCACCGGCTTGCTGTTCTCGCTCTTCTGGACGGCGGTCCATCTATCCCAAAGGTAATCCCCCTCCAACCACAATGCTCTTGCAAAGTAATCTGTCATGAGGTCATTCGGCGACAAGGCATCATAACAGTTCAAGAAGTTTGTTCGGAGCTCCATGTCAATCGACCTAACATCGCCCACTTCTGCCAGGTGTCCAGAGAGGACATATGTTACATCATCAATCTCTCGCTTGGTGGAAGAACTCTTGATCATGCAAAGTTTGTCATGCAAGAGGTATCCAAGCTTCAGGCAGTGGTATTGCTTCTCGGATGAGAGGGGCGACGAAACGAGATCCCTTTCCTGTTCAAACTTCTCGAGTACTGGCAGAAGGCTTTGATCAAGGTTTGTGTCGAGTGAGTGCTCATGGCCAACAAACCGGAGATCGACTCGTACCCAATGCGCAGCGTTGTCGTCGTTATCGAGATCACCGACTTGCACAAAAAGGGTCTTGCGTGTCATATCTTTGACACCTGACAGAAACACCGAGGGCCGAAGGATCCTGTCAGGAGGCAGTGAGCGACAAACCCAaatcagaaaaaaaagggggaaaaaaaaaaagaggtgTGGGCGTGAATTGAACGTAGGACGTGAGACAACTGGAAAGGAGTAGTAGAGCCTTATTTGCGTAGCCGGAAGACGCCAGCTGTAACACTAGCTGTCAGACGAGCTTCCTAGTACCATGTCCTAGTCCACATGGTACTAGAAGGCAGTTCACCCGCTCGTGACAGGTGACAACTCCCCAGAGCCTAGGCATTGCCAGGGCGGGGGGACGTCTGACAGCCCCTACGGTCGGGTTGAGAGGTGTGATGCGTCCACCACGCCGCTCGACCACGAGCCCACTGGATTGTTGAGAACCTGGTCCGAACCCATGACTTATCAACCAGCCTTGGCAGTAAAGATGGGACGAAAAGGGGTGGCTGATGCCTACCTCAGTTCGTCCTTAAAGACGGTGAGCCATGCGCTCTCGTCAGTGTTGAGCATGGATAACGGGACTGCCAAATCAATATTGTGACGAACACCCTGCTTTCCCCGAAGTTGGAGAGAGAAGCCTCCCATGACGGCGTAAGGGATATTTTCCTTATCGAGGATGTCCGTGACAATGTCCAGCGCAGCGACTAACTGGCTTGTTGTTGCACCCTTGCTGGATGAGTTGAGTATCTCCCACTCATGGCTACCACAGTACTCCCCTGGTCTCAAGGGAAGTGGTCGGTCAAAGTAGTCTTCGATAATGACAAGACTGCTTTCGGTAGACGCACTAGCATCACTGTCCTCCGGGAATTTAATGAAAGGGCTGTTCTGCGGAGACACAATACCAAGACTACGTTCGGTAGACTTCATCTTTTTTCCAAATTGCCAGAGGGTTGTCTTGAATCCAGTGATAGTGTTCCCGATTAAGGTGTTTGTGATAACGTCGCCGTACGCAGATGTCCATTCCTTCGGGGACAGGAACAAGAATAACCTAGAGTATTAGCATATTCTTATGCTAGATGGTCGCTCGTATCTGGGATAGTCATCGTTGACCTCGTCTCTATCATGAGTAGGTCTCTCGACTAATAGGTGCTGAACGAGAACACATGGTTCGATGCTCTTGATTAACCATTGACGCTGTCCACCATGGATGGTATTCATGCTTGTGATAGGATGAGACATTAAACTGTCTAGATCTTCTCCACGGCTTGAAAACGTTCAGTTATCCACTGCATAGATCGATGTCTTCCGTTGTTCAAGTCGTGTTTACCTTCCTGTTTTTCACCCTGTTAGCTCAGGGGTTCCCTCAAAGAGCGTCCGGCGGAGCTGCACTAACACTTACACCAGAAAGAAGCTGCCAGGTGCCGGTGGATCTTGCACCAGGTAGACACTGGAAAAAGGTCCCACAATGACCACACAATTGACCAATCACGAATATCGGATGCTTGTCCGCTCAATCGTTGCCGAAGAAGGGACGTTCCCAGCACGCCGCCAATTCCAACGTCAACTCGTCGACCAACCTCAACTTCTACTCTGTGAGGTTTGCCACGAGCATCACCAACCTCGACGGTAGCCATCCCGACCCATCTACATGCGTAGTATCGAGGAAGCTCATGTTCCTTTTCATTGTCTCAAAGGGGAAACCGACTATAGCTGCCCGTCTCTATCAATTCCAGGCCATTGCCACTGACGCACATCCGCGCACATCACGCTCGCTCCCGGTTGGCAATCCCATATCGTCCGTTTTACAAGCCATTTCAAtcaaggagggagaagaaaaatcCTGCCGTCTGCAAGAATACCATGGCCGAAGCTGCCGAAGACCCACAGGACTTTGCCAATTCCCCGACTGCACCGAGCAGTCACCTGCATGAAATATCCTCCGGATCTCAAGGCAAGAAGCGTAATGCCTTTGCTGAGCTGATggcgcccaagcccaaggcaGCCAGGCCAGACGCTTCCTCGAGTCGGTCACCAGCCGGCGTTCCTTCCCCTACGCACAAGAGAACCAAGAATTCGGGAGgtaaaacaacaacaaggtcaAAATGGAGCGGTGCCTTGCTTGAGTACATAGACCATCCCGACCACTTTCCCCAGCAGGTTATTCGCGTGACGGAAAAGACGGTGCTAATCCGTGACGCCTTTCCCAAGGCCACcgttcatcttctcctcatccccaGGTCCCCTGATCATTACGATCTGCATCCGCTCCAAGCTTTCCAAGATAAGGACTTCCTTGCCATGATGCGAGACGAAGCTGCCAGCGCCGCCTGCCTCGCTGCTGCCGAGCTCCAGCGCAATATATCGCGCTTTTCTGTATCGAGCAAAGCACGCAATGAAGCCATGGACAAAGGCATTCCTTTCGACCAACTTCCGCAAGGCCGGGATTACCTGCCAGATATCCGTATCGGCGTGCATGCCCATCCTTCCATGGACCATCTTCACGTGCACATCATATCGCGCGACATGCATTCAGACAAGCTCAAGCATCGGAAACACTACAACAGCTTCAACACGCCCTTTTTCATTCCTCTCGAGGATTGCCCGCTCGCCGAGGATGACGAACGACGCAACACATCCTTCCAGAATGGAAACCTGGCCAAGGGATTTGTCTGTTGGCGTTGTGGACAGGAATTCGGCAACAAATTTGCCGAGCTCAAGAGGCATCTTGAGACCGAATTTGCGCACTGGAAATCAGAGTAACCTCTAGGCTGGGATAGGAAACCCAGATTTATGTGGTTCTGACCGCACCAAAACGGGAGCTCTGCGTATTCTGCGTCGATACGAAGCACTTCGAGCATGCAAGGTGTGCCGTGGTGCAGTACCTCGGCTGGCCATGCGTCACCACTGCTTGTTTCTTTTCGCCCGAGAGAGTTGGGGTCGCGCAGTTGGAGGACATGTCCCCACAACAAAAACGAGACAAGACACTGACAAAAACCTCCATCATCGACTGTTCCCCGCATCGGGTAGTTACGCCAACCCAACTAATTGTGATGTGTGAATATACCAAAAGAAGGAGTTGGGGCCACCGATGGGCACTTTACTGTTTCCGGTTCCTGAAAGCCGACAGCAAGCGAGGTACTTACCCTTGTTCCCGATTGAGATGTCCAAGGTCCCTACTTACCCGCTTGCTCGGTGTTCAGGGATTTCTCTAATGCTGCTTGTTTACGTTCATGTTTACACTCTTTGACCTTCAGCGATGATGTCGACTTGATGTAGAACCGTGGACAGCAATAGATATCTATACAAGAATGGCCAGGATTCCACTCAAAACCTTGGCCCTGCTATGGAGGCTTCCTTGTAACAGTCATACTTCGCGCACTACACCAACACTCCGACAAGCAACCGAGAAGTTGGCCTTCCTTGGCCAGAACCGTATTCGTATTCCTGTTGTCCGCCTGCGTAGAGGCGTCAAGAAGTGTCTAACCTTGGAAGTTGGCGCAGATTGGGGATCGCCGACGCTCGACAACAAGGACAGTGCTGGCATGATCAAGCTATTTGTGGGAAACAAGTGAGCACCCCTCCCCAAAATGTGGCCGCTACTCTTCAGCTTGCAGTCCGAAACTGCCTCACGCTACCCGCATGGCCCCATATGGCCTTGGATCTCACGATGTACGTACCCACATGACGCGGCTCGAGCAAGGAGTAAGAGGGAAGCAGTGAAGCTGATGTTAAAATGTCAGACTTCGCCAGTATGCCTGTTCTACAAGAGTTTGGTTCTGGCCTCTTTGCCAACACCACATTTACTCATTTCACCTCATCGATACCGCACTTTTATGCCACGTCAAACTGTGATCCAGGAATCATGAGAGTGGTTTGCTTATCCTACGTCTGGTTAGCCTCCATATTGGGCCTTGGTTTTCGAGGAGGAGTGGCACCTGCGATAGCGTCGTTCGCTTCTTGCGTGGACCAGTCTGACCTATCAGTGACAGTCCTGGGAGGCGTAGTTCACGGAATCGTCAACGAGACGGAAGATGCGTGTGTACGCCAGTTTCTGGGTATCCCTTTTGCCCAACCCCCTGTAGGAGACCTTCGCTTTGCCCCGCCACAGCCTGCTGAGCCGTTCGGTGACCTCGATGCCAAGAAGCTTCCACCAAGCTGCATCCAATACCTCTCTACAAGCCCGCCCTCCATCTATACCCAGTACTTGAACGAGTACAATGTCCAGGGTCTCAATACCACCAGCCCTGATATCAGCGAGGATTGCCTAACTCTAAGCATTTGGGCCCCACCAACTACTACCGACGACAGTCTCCccgtcatcgtcttcgtctaCGGCGGTGCCTTTAGCACAGGAGGTCAAGACGTCCCCGTCCAGATCCCCACGGACTGGGTACAGCGCACCAAAAGCCACATTGTCGTCACCTTCAACTACCGCCTCAACATCTTTGGCTTCCCCAATGCTTTGGGCATTCCCCTGGACGAGCAAAATGTCGGCCTCCTCGACCAAAGACTCGCCGTAGAATGGGTCCAAGACAACATCGAGGCCTTTGGTGGTGACCCGACACGCATCACCCTCTGGGGCCAAAGTGCCGGTGCCGTGTCCGCGGGTTACTTCCAATACGCCTATCCTACGGACCCAATCGTGAACGCGGTGATCATGGACTCCGGCAGCGAGCTGACACCGGTCGCTCAAAACCTCGACTTTGCCCATTTTGGTTTCACTCGTATCGCTGGCCAGGTGGGTTGCGGCAACCTCACGGCGGCAGAGGAGCTGGCGTGTATGCGCTCTGACAGTGTCACGGCAGAAGCCATCAACAAGGCTGTGCAGACTACCAATGAGGCGGCAGGGACGGACATTACCAAGTACGTCTTTTTTACGCCGGTGGTGAATAATAGAACGGTGTTCCCGGATTATACGGCCAAGTCGTTGGCAGGGGAGGTTGCCAATGTTGTAAGTTGTTCCCTCCCCGTTGAAAGATCATGTTTCCAGACAAGTACATAGACGATGGATAAGAGACTAAAAACTGGACTTGTTTCAGCCCACAATTCTCGGCAGTAATGCCCAGGACGGCCTCGCTTTCGTCATCCTCAGCACTGCCGTCAACCAAACCGAAGTTTTCGAAGCGACACTAGATCTCTTCTTTTGCCCAGCCTTCAAAGCGGCTACGTAAGCTATCCATGGCACACCACTTCTCACCCCTTTACCTCAATATCCAACACCCAACTCTCAGCCcggcccagcccagcccagcccagaaTCTACTCTAACCTCTCCCCACACACAGCAACCGCCTCCTAGCCTCAGTCCCCGTCTTCCGCTACGAATACTTTGGCAACTTCACCGACGTCTcgcccctccccttcctagGCGCCTACCACGGCGCCGAACTCCCCCTCATCTTCGGCACTTACGACATCTTTGCTGAAACTTCGACccagtcgccgccgccggacAAAAAGCTGGAAGTTGCCACGAGCCGTACAATTCAGAATGATTGGGTGGCTATTGCAGCCGACGGGGCAGCTGGTCTGGAGGAGAGAGGATGGCCTCTATATTCGAgtgtggaggaggggttgaTTAGAACCTATGGGGTCGCTGCGCCGGTTGAGTCGACggaggatggatggggtGCAGGGGGCGCAGGGGGCATTGGTGGTGTACCGGCTG belongs to Neurospora crassa OR74A linkage group IV, whole genome shotgun sequence and includes:
- a CDS encoding chlorogenic acid esterase; translation: MARIPLKTLALLWRLPCNSHTSRTTPTLRQATEKLAFLGQNRIRIPVVRLRRGVKKCLTLEVGADWGSPTLDNKDSAGMIKLFSETASRYPHGPIWPWISRYFASMPVLQEFGSGLFANTTFTHFTSSIPHFYATSNCDPGIMRVVCLSYVWLASILGLGFRGGVAPAIASFASCVDQSDLSVTVLGGVVHGIVNETEDACVRQFLGIPFAQPPVGDLRFAPPQPAEPFGDLDAKKLPPSCIQYLSTSPPSIYTQYLNEYNVQGLNTTSPDISEDCLTLSIWAPPTTTDDSLPVIVFVYGGAFSTGGQDVPVQIPTDWVQRTKSHIVVTFNYRLNIFGFPNALGIPLDEQNVGLLDQRLAVEWVQDNIEAFGGDPTRITLWGQSAGAVSAGYFQYAYPTDPIVNAVIMDSGSELTPVAQNLDFAHFGFTRIAGQVGCGNLTAAEELACMRSDSVTAEAINKAVQTTNEAAGTDITKYVFFTPVVNNRTVFPDYTAKSLAGEVANVPTILGSNAQDGLAFVILSTAVNQTEVFEATLDLFFCPAFKAATNRLLASVPVFRYEYFGNFTDVSPLPFLGAYHGAELPLIFGTYDIFAETSTQSPPPDKKLEVATSRTIQNDWVAIAADGAAGLEERGWPLYSSVEEGLIRTYGVAAPVESTEDGWGAGGAGGIGGVPAGVADARRIEALCPAIWQPAEVSE